Proteins co-encoded in one Bacillus infantis NRRL B-14911 genomic window:
- a CDS encoding ABC transporter ATP-binding protein has protein sequence MLQLNNISKIFNEGTPDEKNALDSVSLSLTAGDFVTVIGSNGAGKSTLMNIISGVMIPDAGSVLINGKNVAMMPEHKRSFLIGRVFQDPMAGTAPSMTIEENLAMAYSRNKGRTFKRGVTKKRRENFREVLEALHLGLENRLNAKVGLLSGGERQALSLLMATFTEPSILLLDEHTAALDPARAELITRLTKEIVSNYKLTTIMVTHNMQQALDLGNRLIMMDKGQIILEIEEDKKNKLGIEDLLSEFQRIRGRQLASDRALLS, from the coding sequence GTGCTGCAGCTAAATAATATCAGCAAAATCTTCAATGAAGGGACGCCTGATGAGAAAAATGCTCTTGACAGTGTGAGCCTTTCTTTAACTGCGGGCGATTTTGTCACTGTCATCGGTTCAAATGGGGCGGGGAAGTCGACACTGATGAATATCATTTCAGGCGTCATGATTCCAGATGCAGGAAGCGTGCTGATTAATGGTAAAAATGTGGCGATGATGCCTGAGCATAAAAGGTCATTTCTGATCGGGAGGGTTTTTCAGGATCCAATGGCAGGAACGGCCCCAAGCATGACGATAGAAGAAAATCTGGCTATGGCCTATTCCCGCAATAAAGGCAGGACTTTTAAAAGGGGCGTCACTAAAAAGCGGAGGGAAAATTTCAGGGAAGTCCTTGAGGCCCTTCATCTCGGTCTTGAAAATAGGCTGAATGCCAAGGTTGGACTGTTATCCGGAGGTGAAAGGCAGGCTTTATCCCTGCTTATGGCCACCTTCACAGAGCCTTCCATCCTCCTGCTTGATGAACACACTGCGGCCCTTGATCCTGCCAGGGCCGAGCTGATCACCCGCCTCACAAAGGAGATTGTCAGCAATTACAAGCTGACTACCATCATGGTCACCCATAATATGCAGCAGGCTTTGGATCTCGGGAATCGGCTTATCATGATGGATAAAGGACAAATCATCCTGGAGATTGAAGAAGATAAAAAGAATAAATTAGGGATTGAAGATTTGCTCAGCGAGTTCCAGCGAATCCGCGGCCGGCAGCTGGCAAGCGACAGGGCTCTTCTCTCGTAG
- a CDS encoding thioesterase family protein yields the protein MKPGLKEGAAASIHLTVGSEMFAQFGGQIVHQLFSTASMVYYMEWASRKVILPFLEESEEGMGNAVSVKHLAPAAEGSLLKVTAEVVSLERNLIFTSVKAFHGDTVIGKGQVTQAILPRSKIKRFTEKIRLD from the coding sequence GTGAAGCCGGGTTTAAAAGAAGGAGCGGCTGCATCCATCCATCTGACAGTCGGATCCGAGATGTTTGCGCAATTCGGGGGTCAGATTGTCCACCAGCTCTTTTCCACAGCCAGCATGGTCTATTATATGGAGTGGGCATCAAGAAAAGTAATCCTCCCATTTTTAGAAGAGAGCGAAGAAGGGATGGGGAACGCAGTCTCAGTCAAGCATCTTGCTCCTGCTGCTGAGGGGAGCTTATTAAAAGTCACTGCGGAAGTCGTCAGTCTTGAACGAAATCTGATTTTTACCTCAGTCAAGGCTTTCCATGGGGATACAGTGATCGGCAAAGGGCAGGTCACCCAGGCGATCCTTCCGCGGAGCAAGATTAAAAGATTTACAGAGAAGATCCGGTTGGACTAA